In the genome of Vicia villosa cultivar HV-30 ecotype Madison, WI linkage group LG7, Vvil1.0, whole genome shotgun sequence, one region contains:
- the LOC131617836 gene encoding taxadiene 5-alpha hydroxylase: protein MSIDIFYFLSCVLFPLFLFSFLWHKQQSNNHKRKLPPGEMGFPFIGETMKFFNAQKRNKLYEEFVHPRVAKHGKIFKTRIIGSPTVIVNGAEANKFLLSNEFKLVKSSWPSSSVHLMGKDSIMEKDGERHRFLRGVIATSLGYSGLERLVPMLCNFVQLYLSENWRGREEISLYRSTKVLTFNIVFECLLGINVEPGMVDTFERVLEGVFSMAIKFPGSKFWRAMKARKEIEKMIMKVVRDKRKEIEEGKMKREEDRMLMSKLVYGMIQGEITEKEIVDNVVLLVFAAHDTTSFAVAMTFKMLAQHHDCYGKVLQEHVDIMRDKKCGESLNVDDIKKMKYTWQVARESMRLFPPIFGSFRKAITDIEYEGFTIPKGWKMLWTTYGTHYNEEYFKDPMSFNPSRFDEGIPQYAYVPFGGGPRVCAGYQLAKLNILILVHYVVTQYDWSLIHPNETVSMDPLPFPSLGMPIKISPKHV, encoded by the exons ATGTCTAtagatattttctattttctttcatgTGTTCTGTTTCCTCTGTTCCTTTTCAGTTTCTTGTGGCACAAGCAACAAAGTAACAATCACAAAAGAAAGCTTCCACCAGGTGAAATGGGGTTTCCATTCATAGGTGAGACCATGAAATTCTTCAATGctcaaaaaagaaacaaattgtATGAAGAGTTTGTTCATCCTCGGGTCGCGAAACACGGAAAGATCTTCAAAACAAGGATCATAGGGTCACCAACTGTGATTGTGAATGGAGCTGAGGCTaataagtttcttctatccaatGAGTTTAAGCTGGTGAAAAGCTCTTGGCCTTCTTCCTCAGTTCATCTCATGGGAAAAGACTCTATCATGGAGAAAGACGGCGAAAGACATCGATTCCTTCGAGGCGTTATAGCGACTAGTCTTGGTTATTCAGGACTTGAAAGATTAGTACCAATGTTATGCAACTTTGTTCAATTATATTTATCTGAAAATTGGCGCGGTCGTGAAGAGATTAGTCTCTACCGTTCCACGAAAGTTCTTACATTCAACATTGTTTTCGAGTGTTTGTTAGGGATCAATGTCGAACCGGGTATGGTAGATACATTTGAGAGAGTGTTGGAAGGAGTTTTCTCTATGGCAATTAAGTTTCCGGGTTCGAAATTTTGGAGAGCAATGAAAGCTAGAAAGGAGATAGAGAAAATGATAATGAAAGTTGTGAGAGACAAGAGAAAGGAAATTGAAGAAGGAAAGATGAAAAGAGAGGAAGATAGAATGCTAATGTCTAAATTAGTGTATGGAATGATTCAAGGTGAGATCACTGAAAAAGAGATTGTAGATAATGTGGTTTTGCTAGTTTTTGCAGCTCATGATACTACTTCTTTTGCTGTTGCTATGACTTTCAAGATGCTTGCTCAACATCATGATTGCTATGGTAAAGTTCTTCAAG AACATGTTGATATAATGAGAGATAAAAAATGTGGTGAGAGTTTGAATGTAGATGACATAAAGAAGATGAAGTATACATGGCAAGTTGCTAGAGAAAGTATGAGACTTTTCCCTCCAATATTTGGTTCTTTTAGGAAAGCAATTACTGACATTGAATATGAGGGATTCACTATACCTAAAGGATGGAAG ATGCTATGGACAACATATGGAACACATTACAATGAAGAATATTTTAAGGATCCCATGAGTTTCAATCCAAGTAGGTTTGATGAAGGAATACCACAATATGCATATGTTCCCTTTGGAGGAGGGCCAAGAGTTTGTGCAGGGTACCAATTAGCAAAACTAAATATCCTCATTCTTGTGCATTATGTTGTGACACAATATGATTGGTCCTTAATCCATCCCAATGAAACAGTTTCAATGGATCCTCTACCATTTCCTTCTCTTGGAATGCCAATTAAAATTTCTCCTAAGCatgtataa